From Mycolicibacterium cosmeticum, a single genomic window includes:
- a CDS encoding alpha/beta hydrolase has product MGWRYIGSLALTHGPLPPLIECAALALVALAVVRRAGRLVFAAAVLGGIGLAGAAYAYIGSVGIAGDPAPHRLWVWIALTGFCAVVTVLGWLRARWWRRAVSLVAVPACALCAVLLVNLWVGYFPTVGSAWSRLTDPAVPDQADRMTVTELQLAHIRPDHGVVLPVTISAAASNFDHRDELIYLPPAWFASNPPPKLPTVMMIGAQLNTPADWLRAGNAAAIIDGFATAHGGNAPVFVFVDPTGSFDNDTECVNGARGNASLHLTKDVVPYMISNFGVSQDRAAWGIMGWSMGGTCAVELAVRRPEMFSAFVDIAGDLGPNSGSRQQTIDRLFGGDADAWADFDPATVMRRHGPYRDLSALFVVPDGGPGRDPLANPEGQDVAARTLCGLGGSYGIACAVRSWPGRHDWPFAAQAFAATLPWLAGRIGTPGVPAQPVGGPHDA; this is encoded by the coding sequence ATGGGGTGGCGGTATATCGGCAGCCTGGCGTTGACCCACGGCCCGCTGCCGCCCCTGATCGAGTGCGCCGCGCTGGCGCTGGTGGCCCTGGCCGTCGTCCGTCGCGCGGGCCGGCTCGTGTTCGCCGCCGCCGTGCTGGGCGGCATCGGGCTGGCCGGCGCCGCCTACGCCTACATCGGCTCCGTCGGCATCGCGGGTGACCCGGCCCCGCACCGCCTCTGGGTGTGGATCGCGCTGACCGGCTTCTGCGCCGTCGTCACCGTGCTCGGCTGGCTGCGGGCCCGGTGGTGGCGTCGTGCCGTCTCCCTGGTGGCGGTGCCCGCCTGCGCGCTGTGCGCGGTGCTGCTGGTCAACCTGTGGGTCGGGTACTTCCCGACCGTCGGCAGCGCCTGGAGTCGGCTCACCGACCCGGCCGTGCCCGACCAGGCCGACCGGATGACCGTCACCGAGCTGCAACTGGCACACATCCGGCCGGACCACGGCGTGGTGCTGCCGGTGACGATCAGCGCGGCGGCATCGAACTTCGACCACCGCGACGAGCTGATCTACCTGCCGCCGGCGTGGTTCGCCAGCAATCCGCCACCCAAACTGCCCACGGTGATGATGATCGGGGCCCAACTCAACACGCCCGCGGACTGGTTGCGCGCCGGCAACGCGGCGGCGATCATCGACGGTTTCGCCACCGCGCACGGCGGTAACGCACCGGTCTTCGTGTTTGTCGACCCCACCGGCAGCTTCGACAACGACACCGAGTGCGTCAACGGCGCGCGCGGCAACGCATCGCTGCACCTCACCAAAGACGTTGTGCCATATATGATCTCGAATTTCGGGGTGAGCCAGGACCGTGCCGCCTGGGGCATCATGGGTTGGTCGATGGGCGGTACCTGCGCGGTGGAACTCGCGGTGCGCCGACCCGAGATGTTCAGCGCCTTCGTCGACATCGCCGGTGACCTCGGCCCCAATTCGGGCAGCCGGCAGCAGACCATCGACCGGTTGTTCGGCGGCGACGCCGACGCCTGGGCGGACTTCGATCCGGCCACCGTGATGCGCAGGCACGGGCCCTACCGCGACCTCTCGGCACTGTTCGTGGTGCCCGACGGCGGCCCGGGGCGCGATCCGCTGGCCAATCCCGAGGGGCAGGACGTCGCCGCGCGCACCCTGTGCGGCCTGGGCGGCAGTTACGGGATTGCGTGCGCCGTGCGGTCCTGGCCGGGCCGGCACGACTGGCCGTTCGCGGCCCAGGCCTTCGCGGCCACGCTGCCGTGGCTGGCCGGCCGGATCGGCACACCGGGCGTGCCGGCCCAGCCGGTCGGCGGGCCGCACGACGCGTGA